A segment of the Cellvibrio sp. KY-YJ-3 genome:
TAGGCAAGGATGTCGCGGGTAATTTCGATCAGGTAGGAATCGAGTTCGCCTTTGTTCCACTCGGCAAATACTTCGTGCATTTCGTCTGCGCTCAGGCCGACTACTTCTTTCAGCAATTGGTAGGCTTCGCAAATCAATTGCATATCGCCGTATTCGATACCGTTGTGCACCATTTTTACAAAGTGGCCCGCGCCGTTCTCGCCAACCCAGTCACAGCAAGGTGAGCCGTCATCCACTTTGGCGGAGATGCTTTGGAAAATGTCTTTTACAAATGGCCAGGCTTCGGGTGAACCACCGGGCATGATGGATGGGCCAGTCAACGCGCCTTCTTCACCACCGGAAACACCGGTGCCGATAAAGCGCAAACCTTTGCTCGCCAAATAAGCGGTGCGACGGTCGGTATCGGGGAAGTGGGTGTTGCCGCCGTCGATAATAATATCGCCAGCTTCCAGGTGTGGAATCAGTTGTTCGATGAAATCGTCTACTGCTTTACCAGCCTTAACCATCAGCATAATTTTGCGTGGCTTAGCGAGTGACGCTACCAATTCTTCAATCGAGCGTGCGCCGCGAATGGTTTTACCTGCAGCGCGGCCAGCGATGAAGCTGTCTACTTTTTCTACTGAGCGGTTGTAAGCGGTAACTGTATAGCCTTTGCTAGCCATGTTCAGGATGAGGTTTTCGCCCATCACGGCCAAGCCAACCAAGCCTATATCGGAAAGTGGTTTCATAGTAGTAATAGCCTATCGTTGTGGTTGATGTCCTACCCGGGAGAACCTTGCAACAGGGGCAGTTCCGGCAGCGAATGTCACCAAACTGTGATCCTGCGGCGTTCAGGGAGCAGTGATTGACCGATTTCAATCCTTATAGTGCAGTTCTTGATAACTGTATCTGTCCAGCCTGCCGCACTTTTTGAAGGGTGCGTATTATTCCTGTTTGCGCGCCAAAAAAATAGCCGACCGGCCCATTCTTCTGGCTATTTTGGCGATTGATTGTGGCAATGCTCCTCCTTTGAGTTCTGAAATTGGCGCATGACAAGGTGGCAAGGTGTGGCCTATAGTTGAGGTTGCATGAGAACCTCGGAGAATCAGCATGAGTTTAAAAGCGACGTCGGTTAGATTGGATGATGAAACCCTTGAGCGGGTGGGAAAGATGGCAGAGGCCATGGATAGGCCACGCGCTTGGTTGATGGCGCACGCAATCAAGCAGTTTGTAGAGCGTGAAGATTGGTTTATTCGCGAAGTAGAAAAAGGTGTGAGCGCGGCTGACAAGGGCCAGTTGGTTGATCACGCGGAGCTTAAAGCCAAATGGGAGGCCAAGCGTGCAACTTAAATGGACTGATTTAGCGGAAAAGGATTTGGACAATATTGAAACCTACATCGCCACCGAAAACAGCCCTCTTGTCGCGGTGGATGCTGTGCTTAAAGTGCTCAATAGTTGTGAATTGATTTTATCCAATCACCCTCAAGCAGGTCGCCCCGGTCGAGTCAGCGGTACCCGCGAGCTAGTGATTAACGGCCTCCCATTAATCGTCGTCTACCGCATTGTTGATCGGTTGGATCAATTGCAAATTTTGCGTGTATTGCATGATGCGCAGCAGTGGCCTGTGGGTGATTAATCCTCGCGTTTGATTTTCCGTTTGCGCCGCCGCTCAGGCGCGGCCTGTTGCGCCAACGCCCACTCGATATGTTCTTGTACCAACTCCGAGCAAGACTCTTTTTTGGCGGTTAATGCCGCAACAATCCGCGCATCACTCGGCGCATTACCCAAGCCCACGGCGATATTGCGCAGCCAGCCTTCATAGCCCACGCGGCGAATGGCGGAGCCTTCGGTTCTTGCTAAAAATTCGTCTTCGGTCCAATTAAACAGGTCGACCAAATCGCTATCGGCCAAGCCGTGGCGGGGTAAAAAATCGGTCTCGCCACTGAATTGCGCGTATTTATTCCAGGGGCAGATGGCTTGGCAGTCGTCGCAGCCGAAAATGCGGTTGCCGATGGGTTCGCGGAATTCTGCGGGAATCGCGCCTTTATTTTCGATGGTTAAATAGGAAATGCAGCGGCGTGCGTCCAGTTCGTAAGGGCGGGGAAATGCGTCGGTGGGGCAAACTTTTAAACAGGCGGTGCACTCTCCACATTGATTGGGTTGTTGCGGTTCATCCACCGGCAGTGGCACGAAAGTGTAAATCTCGCCGAGGAAAAACCAACTGCCCGCGTTGCTATTAATAATCAGGGTGTGTTTGCCCGTCCAGCCCAGCCCGGCTTTTTCCGCCAGCGGGCGTTCCATCACCGGTGCGCTATCCACAAAGGCGCGATTTTGGCCTTTAAATTCATAATCCTCTGGCAATGCATCATCAATTTTTTGCGCCAGAATACTCAGGCGTTTGCGGATGAGTTTGTGATAATCCCGCCCTAAGGTGTAGCGCGAAATATAGGCTTTGGTCGGGTCTTTGAGGATTTTGATTTGCTGGGTGTCGCCAGGTAAATAATCCATGCGCACGGAAATGACCCGCACCGTGCCGGGCAACAATTCTGCCGGGCGCGAACGTTTATTGCCGTGGGCGGCGAGCCATTCCATGCTGCCGTGATAACCCTTGGCAAGCCATTCCTGCAGGCGATCTTCTGCCTCGGCCAAATCGATATCGGTAATGCCCACCTGCTGAAAGCCCAGTTCGCGGCCCCAGAGTTTGATGTTGTCGGCAAGTTGATGGAGATCGAGTGAGCTGGACATGGTTGGCGCGTCAAAAGAAAAGTGCGTCATTTTGCCTGAAATCAGACGCCGTTACATTTTTAAACAGTTGAGTTGGCCGGTATTCAGGCTCAGCCGCTATAGTGCACTTCGTTTATCAAGCTTGTTTGTTAATTTGGTCGGTCAAAAAAAGGAGTCACCTGTGAAAGTAAATCATCGTTTTGGATTGTGGGCGCTGTTGAGTGCTGCTGCGCTGCTGAGCGCTAATGCTATGGCTACACCGCTGCCGCAACAGCCGCATGTGTACGTAGAGGGAGCGGCCGAGTTGGAAGTCGAGCCGGATATGATGGTATTTACCTTGAGCATTCAAACCGTGGATCTGGATTTGGCCAAAGCCAAGGCCGATGTGGATGCACGTTCCCGTTTGCTGATCGACACCCTGAAAAAGTTTGGCGTGAAAGCCGATGACATCGCGACTACCGCGTTGAACATTCGCCCCGAATATGACTACAAAGACAATCAGCGTGTATTGACCGGCAATAACGTATCGCGTCAGGTAGATATTAATTTGCGCGATTTAAAAAAATATCCCGAACTGATGAAGGCGCTCGTCGATGCAAAAGTGTCTGAAACCATCAACACCCAATTGACTTTGAGCGATAAAAAATCGGTTGAAGAAAAAGTGCAGACGGCGGCAATGAACGATGCCAAAGCCCGCGCGAGTCGCTTGGCTAAGGCCCAGGGCAGAGTGGTGGGCGACCCATGGTCCATTTCTGAATTTAATAATCGCGGCAATGAGCGCTGGGAACTGCGGCCTAATCGCGAGTTGATGGGCAGTTCTGCCAAGCTTGAGATGGTTCGTATGAGCGATTCCGCTGAACCCTTTGAGCCGGGGGTGATGAAAATTACTGCCCAGGTTTATGTGGTTTATTTGCTCAAATAAGCGCGCGATTTTAAAAAAGTAGTTATAAAAACTGGCACCTAACGCGTGCCAGTTTTTTTTGCATTCGTTTTCATTGGTTTTTTCTGTTTCTTTTCGCGTCAGATTATCCGGCGCTCTCTATACTCAAGCAGTTACAGACATCATTTTCTGTTTATAAATAAGATAAAAATCAGATGTCGTCCCGGTATTTTGCTTGAGGTCACTATGCTTACTCGTCCAATCAATTGCTGCGCAATTACCCTGTTGTCCTGCTGTGTGCTGGCCTTGCTCGCGCTATCGCCCACCAGTTTGGCACAGCAAACTAAACGTATTACGGTTATGCCTGCCATCACCGATATAGATCGCTATTCCGTGCGCATGTTGACCCTGGCCTTGGCACGCGCTGACACCCAATATGAAATTATCCCCGACGCTGACGGCGGCCACCGCACCCAGGGGCGCTATATAGAAGATCTGCGGGCCGGGCGCATTGATGTGATGTGGGCCGCTTCTGATGCGAGCATTGAGGCGCAGGTGCCACCGGTGCGTATTCCCCTGTTAAAAGGCTTGCTGGGGCATCGCATTTTTTTAATTCACAAAAATAGCCAGCATAAATTCGATGCGGTAAATACGCTCGATGATTTAAAGAAATTAAAACTCGGGCAGGGCTCCACCTGGGCGGATACCAATATTTTGGAGAGTAACGGCCTCACGGTGGTGAAAACCCAAAAATACGGCAACCTATTTTATATGCTCGACGGTGGCCGCTTTGATGCGTTTCCGCGGGGTGTGCAGGAACCCTGGGGCGAGGTCAATAAAATTCCCGGGCTGGAGTTGGCGGTAGAAAAGCGGTTGATGTTGGTTTACAAAATGCCATTTTATTTATTTGTGGCGCCCGACAACCAGGCGCTGGCACGAGATATCGAAAATGGTTTCAATGCGATGATCGCTGATGGGACTTTCGATTATGAATTTTTGAATGATCCCTCAATCAAAAAAGTCATTGACTTGGCCGACCTGAAAAACCGTAAGGTATTTTATTTGGATAACCCGGCGCTGCCCAAAGCCACACCGGTTGATCGCCCGGAACTGTGGCTGGATATTAATAGTTTGTAATCACGTCATGCGCTGCGGTTGATGCAGATTCCTAATCGGCACAACGCTGCGCAATAAATTCCTTCCATTCCACAATATCGGTTCCGGCGGAATCAAACAGGCTCAAACCAATCAAAAAGTCGCCATCATCGCCGTAGGGGCGACACCATTTCACTTCAGTGACCAATAAAAATTGCCGGTCACTCGCGGCATCGCGAATACAGCAGCGCAAAATATTGTCGGTGGGTACAGCTTGCGGTGCTATGGCGCGCAGGCCGTTGGCGGAAATATCCAGGCTGTTGCTAACCACCAGTGTGGGCTCGCTGTCGGCGGGGCTGTCGAGTTCAATAATTACCGTGAGTTGATTGTTCAGGCGATATTCCTGACGCTGCTCTTCTGGTTGTTTTTCCTGTTGCTCCGGCGAATGTTTTTTTGTGTCGTTATTATTCATAGTGATCTTCCTGTACACCGCTAGGGTTAATTGTTATGGCGCGGGTTAATTGACATCGCGACGTAAACCGCGAATCACTTTGGCGAGTTGTTCTTCAAAGTTGTCACCGTTGCGCAACACTTTTAACTCGCCGCTAATCAGTTGCTGCACCAGTTGTTCGCGGCTGTATTCGGCAACTTTGCGCCCAACCTGATCGGCGAAAATATATTTGCCCGTGGCTCCAATAATCACCGAGAGTTTGGCGCGTAGGCCGGGGGCGGTGTTGGCGTTATTAATTTCCAGCCAGGCACCTACTTGTAACTCATTCGCCGTTGTCGCTGCTGTCTGTTCACGTT
Coding sequences within it:
- the gnd gene encoding decarboxylating NADP(+)-dependent phosphogluconate dehydrogenase; this encodes MKPLSDIGLVGLAVMGENLILNMASKGYTVTAYNRSVEKVDSFIAGRAAGKTIRGARSIEELVASLAKPRKIMLMVKAGKAVDDFIEQLIPHLEAGDIIIDGGNTHFPDTDRRTAYLASKGLRFIGTGVSGGEEGALTGPSIMPGGSPEAWPFVKDIFQSISAKVDDGSPCCDWVGENGAGHFVKMVHNGIEYGDMQLICEAYQLLKEVVGLSADEMHEVFAEWNKGELDSYLIEITRDILAYKDEDGEPLVEKILDTAGQKGTGKWTGVIALDLGVPLTLISEAVFARCLSSQKAERVEAAKVIKGPAVNFTGDKQAFINDLRNAVFASKIISYAQGYLLMREAAKEYGWHLNYGGIALMWRGGCIIRSSFLGNIKEAFDKNGELKNLLLDDYFAKTVDAAQAGWRRVAAAAIVNGIPAPTITSALTYFDGYRTARLPANLLQAQRDYFGAHTYERTDKPRGEFFHTNWTGRGGNTASSTYNV
- a CDS encoding CopG family ribbon-helix-helix protein, with the protein product MSLKATSVRLDDETLERVGKMAEAMDRPRAWLMAHAIKQFVEREDWFIREVEKGVSAADKGQLVDHAELKAKWEAKRAT
- a CDS encoding type II toxin-antitoxin system RelE/ParE family toxin encodes the protein MQLKWTDLAEKDLDNIETYIATENSPLVAVDAVLKVLNSCELILSNHPQAGRPGRVSGTRELVINGLPLIVVYRIVDRLDQLQILRVLHDAQQWPVGD
- the queG gene encoding tRNA epoxyqueuosine(34) reductase QueG translates to MSSSLDLHQLADNIKLWGRELGFQQVGITDIDLAEAEDRLQEWLAKGYHGSMEWLAAHGNKRSRPAELLPGTVRVISVRMDYLPGDTQQIKILKDPTKAYISRYTLGRDYHKLIRKRLSILAQKIDDALPEDYEFKGQNRAFVDSAPVMERPLAEKAGLGWTGKHTLIINSNAGSWFFLGEIYTFVPLPVDEPQQPNQCGECTACLKVCPTDAFPRPYELDARRCISYLTIENKGAIPAEFREPIGNRIFGCDDCQAICPWNKYAQFSGETDFLPRHGLADSDLVDLFNWTEDEFLARTEGSAIRRVGYEGWLRNIAVGLGNAPSDARIVAALTAKKESCSELVQEHIEWALAQQAAPERRRKRKIKRED
- a CDS encoding SIMPL domain-containing protein, with translation MKVNHRFGLWALLSAAALLSANAMATPLPQQPHVYVEGAAELEVEPDMMVFTLSIQTVDLDLAKAKADVDARSRLLIDTLKKFGVKADDIATTALNIRPEYDYKDNQRVLTGNNVSRQVDINLRDLKKYPELMKALVDAKVSETINTQLTLSDKKSVEEKVQTAAMNDAKARASRLAKAQGRVVGDPWSISEFNNRGNERWELRPNRELMGSSAKLEMVRMSDSAEPFEPGVMKITAQVYVVYLLK
- a CDS encoding ABC transporter substrate-binding protein; the protein is MLTRPINCCAITLLSCCVLALLALSPTSLAQQTKRITVMPAITDIDRYSVRMLTLALARADTQYEIIPDADGGHRTQGRYIEDLRAGRIDVMWAASDASIEAQVPPVRIPLLKGLLGHRIFLIHKNSQHKFDAVNTLDDLKKLKLGQGSTWADTNILESNGLTVVKTQKYGNLFYMLDGGRFDAFPRGVQEPWGEVNKIPGLELAVEKRLMLVYKMPFYLFVAPDNQALARDIENGFNAMIADGTFDYEFLNDPSIKKVIDLADLKNRKVFYLDNPALPKATPVDRPELWLDINSL
- a CDS encoding PilZ domain-containing protein, whose product is MNNNDTKKHSPEQQEKQPEEQRQEYRLNNQLTVIIELDSPADSEPTLVVSNSLDISANGLRAIAPQAVPTDNILRCCIRDAASDRQFLLVTEVKWCRPYGDDGDFLIGLSLFDSAGTDIVEWKEFIAQRCAD